A region of Periplaneta americana isolate PAMFEO1 chromosome 16, P.americana_PAMFEO1_priV1, whole genome shotgun sequence DNA encodes the following proteins:
- the LOC138691740 gene encoding zinc finger protein 235-like isoform X1 — translation MNLNSRLKVVMDVIKTELEVDPLALETSDDTDEEEKKCILESVHISTQMKTECEDNSYHLTSGMKAEAKEGNLSHLELMVTNTECWYNNYDIKTEMNLEDASPVPTSFPMVKSEVDEDSSDLDRVQQEQKMEASIEDDEVFPESIVGNVEESSSQEGPSVHRKEGKFTQCCNKRLDGLNINDTTIKCNICNELFVTPELLRHHFYKHTKKKSFQCHVCGKCFDKLSYLTRHGRLHTAERRFKCDVCGKCFVTKRQLSNHARTHSGEKSFKCDVCGKCFLEPWQLRAHARIHTGEKPFNCDLCGKYYSSKGNLSKHARTHTGARPFKCDDCEKCFTRSESLRKHTRIHSDERPFKCGVCGKCFLSKEYLANHVRIHTGEKPFKCNVCGKCFSGSGYLRIHARIHSGERPFKCDVCGKCFFGKADVRKHATIHTGDRPFKCDVCKKTFTKSLQLSKHALIHSDEKPF, via the exons AGTGTGCACATATCCACTCAGATGAAGACAGAATGCGAAGACAACAGTTATCATCTCACATCAGGGATGAAGGCTGAGGCTAAG GAAGGGAATTTATCGCATCTGGAATTGATGGTCACGAATACAGAATGCTGGTACAACAATTATGATATAAAAACAGAGATGAACCTTGAAGACGCCTCTCCAGTGCCTACTAGCTTTCCTATGGTGAaatctgaagttgat GAAGATTCGTCCGATCTGGACAGAGTTCAGCAGGAACAGAAAATGGAAGCATCTATAGAGGACGATGAAGTGTTCCCTGAGAG CATTGTAGGTAATGTTGAGGAGAGTTCGTCACAAGAGGGCCCCAGCGTTCATCGTAAAGAAGGCAAATTCACACAGTGTTGTAACAAAAGATTGGATGGTTTAAATATTAATGACACGACTATCAAGTGTAATATTTGCAACGAGCTCTTTGTAACACCAGAATTACTAAGACATCatttttataaacatacaaaGAAAAAGTCATTCCAATGTCATGTCTGTGGGAAGTGCTTTGATAAATTGAGTTATCTAACGAGACATGGACGACTACACACAGCAGAGAGGCGATTCAAgtgcgatgtgtgtggaaagtgtttcgtGACAAAGAGACAATTAAGTAATCATGCACGGACACATAGTGGAGAAAAGTCGTTCAAATGTGATGTGTGTGGCAAATGTTTCTTAGAACCGTGGCAATTACGCGCACATGCTCGCATACACacgggcgagaagccattcaactGCGATCTGTGTGGGAAATATTACTCATCAAAGGGAAATTTGAGTAAGCATGCAAGGACCCATACAGGGGCAAGGCCATTCAAGTGCGATGATTGTGAGAAATGTTTCACAAGATCTGAATCATTACGCAAACATACACGCATACACTCAGACGAAAGGCCATTCAAGTGCggtgtgtgtggaaagtgtttcttgtCAAAGGAATATTTAGCAAATCATGTACGTATACACACTGGagaaaaaccattcaaatgtaatgtgtgtggaaaatgtttctcaggaaGCGGGTACTTACGCATACATGCTCGCATACACtcaggcgaaaggccattcaaatgcgatgtgtgtgggaagtgtttctTTGGCAAGGCAGATGTAAGGAAGCATGCAACGATACATACAGGAGATAGGCCATTCAAGTGCGATGTTTGTAAGAAGACTTTCACAAAATCGTTGCAATTAAGCAAACATGCACTTATACATTCAGACGAGAAGCCATTCTAG
- the LOC138691740 gene encoding zinc finger protein 235-like isoform X2: MDVIKTELEVDPLALETSDDTDEEEKKCILESVHISTQMKTECEDNSYHLTSGMKAEAKEGNLSHLELMVTNTECWYNNYDIKTEMNLEDASPVPTSFPMVKSEVDEDSSDLDRVQQEQKMEASIEDDEVFPESIVGNVEESSSQEGPSVHRKEGKFTQCCNKRLDGLNINDTTIKCNICNELFVTPELLRHHFYKHTKKKSFQCHVCGKCFDKLSYLTRHGRLHTAERRFKCDVCGKCFVTKRQLSNHARTHSGEKSFKCDVCGKCFLEPWQLRAHARIHTGEKPFNCDLCGKYYSSKGNLSKHARTHTGARPFKCDDCEKCFTRSESLRKHTRIHSDERPFKCGVCGKCFLSKEYLANHVRIHTGEKPFKCNVCGKCFSGSGYLRIHARIHSGERPFKCDVCGKCFFGKADVRKHATIHTGDRPFKCDVCKKTFTKSLQLSKHALIHSDEKPF; encoded by the exons AGTGTGCACATATCCACTCAGATGAAGACAGAATGCGAAGACAACAGTTATCATCTCACATCAGGGATGAAGGCTGAGGCTAAG GAAGGGAATTTATCGCATCTGGAATTGATGGTCACGAATACAGAATGCTGGTACAACAATTATGATATAAAAACAGAGATGAACCTTGAAGACGCCTCTCCAGTGCCTACTAGCTTTCCTATGGTGAaatctgaagttgat GAAGATTCGTCCGATCTGGACAGAGTTCAGCAGGAACAGAAAATGGAAGCATCTATAGAGGACGATGAAGTGTTCCCTGAGAG CATTGTAGGTAATGTTGAGGAGAGTTCGTCACAAGAGGGCCCCAGCGTTCATCGTAAAGAAGGCAAATTCACACAGTGTTGTAACAAAAGATTGGATGGTTTAAATATTAATGACACGACTATCAAGTGTAATATTTGCAACGAGCTCTTTGTAACACCAGAATTACTAAGACATCatttttataaacatacaaaGAAAAAGTCATTCCAATGTCATGTCTGTGGGAAGTGCTTTGATAAATTGAGTTATCTAACGAGACATGGACGACTACACACAGCAGAGAGGCGATTCAAgtgcgatgtgtgtggaaagtgtttcgtGACAAAGAGACAATTAAGTAATCATGCACGGACACATAGTGGAGAAAAGTCGTTCAAATGTGATGTGTGTGGCAAATGTTTCTTAGAACCGTGGCAATTACGCGCACATGCTCGCATACACacgggcgagaagccattcaactGCGATCTGTGTGGGAAATATTACTCATCAAAGGGAAATTTGAGTAAGCATGCAAGGACCCATACAGGGGCAAGGCCATTCAAGTGCGATGATTGTGAGAAATGTTTCACAAGATCTGAATCATTACGCAAACATACACGCATACACTCAGACGAAAGGCCATTCAAGTGCggtgtgtgtggaaagtgtttcttgtCAAAGGAATATTTAGCAAATCATGTACGTATACACACTGGagaaaaaccattcaaatgtaatgtgtgtggaaaatgtttctcaggaaGCGGGTACTTACGCATACATGCTCGCATACACtcaggcgaaaggccattcaaatgcgatgtgtgtgggaagtgtttctTTGGCAAGGCAGATGTAAGGAAGCATGCAACGATACATACAGGAGATAGGCCATTCAAGTGCGATGTTTGTAAGAAGACTTTCACAAAATCGTTGCAATTAAGCAAACATGCACTTATACATTCAGACGAGAAGCCATTCTAG